The following proteins are encoded in a genomic region of Dokdonia donghaensis DSW-1:
- a CDS encoding P-II family nitrogen regulator yields the protein MKKIEAIIRKSKFSAVKRALHDVGVNFFSYWDVTGLGNEKKGSVYRGVSYSTSDIQRRYLSIVVNDDFEEITIKTIIEAARSGEVGDGKIFVSDIKDCYRIRTGEKGSQTLK from the coding sequence ATGAAAAAAATAGAAGCAATCATCCGAAAGTCAAAATTCTCGGCAGTAAAAAGAGCTCTGCACGATGTAGGAGTCAACTTTTTCTCGTACTGGGATGTTACCGGTCTAGGTAACGAGAAAAAAGGATCTGTATACCGCGGTGTTAGTTATAGCACAAGTGATATTCAACGTCGCTATCTAAGCATTGTTGTTAATGATGACTTTGAAGAGATTACAATAAAAACTATCATAGAAGCGGCGCGCTCTGGAGAAGTAGGTGATGGAAAAATTTTTGTTTCAGATATCAAAGACTGCTACCGAATAAGAACAGGAGAAAAGGGTAGTCAAACTTTAAAATAA
- a CDS encoding ammonium transporter — protein sequence MEILTVNNVWMMICTGLVFFMHLGFSFLEIGLTRQKNTINILFKNIFIITVGLLLYCLVGFNLMYPGEFNGFLGFAGFGLDAPLTTEGALDLTYNEGYTYWTDFLFQGMFAATAATIVSGAVAERIKIGPFMVFVLLYVGIVYPIAGSWKWGGGFLQTLETPFYDFAGSTLVHSVGGWAALVAVYLLGSRIGKFDENGKPQAIPGHNVPLATAGVLILWLGWFGFNGGSVLSADPSLTSLTLVTTSLAAAAGGVVAFLVSTLMYKNYDLTMFLNGILGGLVGITAGADVMSPTDAILIGGIAGAIIVFGVALVDKLRLDDPVGAIAVHLICGIWGTLAVGIFGSLASGAQFVSQLIGVGAYAVFCIITSFIIIFTLKKTVGIRVSEQEEVEGLDPHEHGISAYPDFRLNEH from the coding sequence ATGGAAATTTTAACTGTAAATAATGTATGGATGATGATCTGTACAGGGCTTGTTTTTTTTATGCACCTAGGTTTCTCTTTTTTAGAGATAGGCTTAACAAGACAAAAAAATACTATCAATATTTTATTTAAAAATATATTTATTATCACAGTAGGGCTACTACTTTATTGCTTAGTAGGCTTTAACCTAATGTACCCAGGAGAGTTTAATGGCTTTTTAGGATTTGCTGGATTTGGTCTTGACGCACCTCTCACAACAGAAGGTGCACTAGACCTCACATATAATGAAGGTTACACATACTGGACAGACTTTCTCTTTCAAGGTATGTTTGCAGCAACAGCAGCAACGATAGTATCTGGAGCAGTAGCAGAGCGTATTAAAATAGGACCTTTTATGGTTTTTGTATTATTATACGTAGGTATAGTCTACCCTATAGCAGGATCTTGGAAATGGGGGGGTGGCTTTTTACAAACACTAGAAACACCTTTTTATGACTTTGCAGGATCCACACTAGTACACTCTGTAGGAGGCTGGGCAGCTCTTGTTGCCGTATATTTATTAGGCTCTAGAATTGGTAAGTTTGATGAAAACGGAAAACCCCAAGCTATTCCGGGTCATAATGTTCCTCTAGCAACTGCAGGTGTACTTATATTATGGTTAGGTTGGTTTGGGTTTAACGGAGGTTCAGTACTCTCTGCAGACCCCTCACTTACTTCGCTTACCCTAGTTACCACATCCCTTGCTGCTGCAGCTGGCGGGGTGGTTGCTTTTCTTGTTTCTACATTAATGTATAAAAATTATGATCTTACAATGTTCTTAAATGGCATACTAGGAGGTCTTGTAGGTATAACAGCTGGGGCAGATGTGATGAGCCCTACAGACGCCATTCTTATAGGCGGTATTGCTGGAGCGATAATCGTTTTTGGTGTAGCATTGGTTGACAAGTTAAGACTAGATGACCCTGTAGGAGCAATTGCCGTACACCTTATTTGTGGTATATGGGGTACACTTGCAGTAGGCATTTTTGGAAGTCTTGCAAGCGGTGCCCAGTTTGTAAGTCAGTTAATAGGCGTGGGAGCTTATGCTGTATTTTGTATTATTACTTCCTTCATTATTATATTTACCTTAAAGAAAACTGTTGGAATCAGAGTTTCAGAACAAGAGGAGGTTGAGGGATTAGATCCTCACGAACACGGGATAAGTGCTTATCCAGATTTTCGTCTTAACGAGCACTAA